A genomic window from Flavobacterium johnsoniae includes:
- a CDS encoding ATP-dependent DNA ligase, producing the protein MKNFAELIKTLDSSNKTSVKVDALTNYFLKASDEDKVWTIAILSHRRPPRPVNTTLLRLWANEIANIPLWLFEESYHIVGDLAETIALVISTTKEHSDKSLTEFLQEIIALKKKDDLEKKEYLQTNWLNLNYYERFVFTKLITGSFRIGLSQKLMTRALSKAENIDEDTLAYKLMGDWNPNTITFQELILDERSSDYLSKPYPFYLAYPIEGELESLGNPEDWSAEHKWDGIRSQTIIRENEIYVWSRGEELVTDKYPEFQSFIGNIPNGTVIDGEILPFIENEIGTFNDLQTRIGRKNVPASVLKKSPVIIKAYDLLEWQGNDIRNLPYEERRTLLEELFTTLIGKDIPLQLSERVTFSTWEDVVNERMKSREMKSEGLMLKRKDSPYLVGRKKGDWWKWKIEPLTIDAVLTYAMRGHGRRSNLFTDYTFALWQENENSERELVTFAKAYSGLTDAEFRMVDDFIKKNTLERFGPVRSVTPKLVFEIGFEGIALSKRHKSGVATRFPRILRWRHDKKIEEANSIDDLKNMIL; encoded by the coding sequence ATGAAAAACTTTGCCGAGCTTATAAAAACCTTAGACAGTTCTAATAAAACATCGGTAAAAGTTGATGCTTTGACTAATTATTTCTTGAAAGCAAGTGATGAAGATAAAGTTTGGACAATTGCAATCCTTTCGCATAGGCGTCCGCCTCGACCTGTAAATACTACTTTATTACGATTATGGGCAAATGAAATTGCTAATATTCCGCTTTGGCTATTTGAGGAAAGTTACCATATTGTTGGAGATTTAGCCGAAACAATTGCGTTGGTTATTTCCACGACAAAAGAACATTCTGATAAAAGTTTAACGGAGTTTTTACAGGAAATTATCGCTTTAAAAAAGAAAGATGATTTGGAGAAAAAAGAATATCTGCAAACCAATTGGTTGAATTTGAATTATTACGAACGCTTTGTTTTTACAAAATTAATTACAGGAAGTTTCAGAATTGGTTTAAGTCAGAAGTTGATGACGAGAGCACTTTCTAAAGCAGAAAATATAGACGAAGATACGCTGGCTTACAAATTAATGGGCGATTGGAATCCGAATACGATTACTTTTCAGGAATTAATTTTAGATGAAAGAAGTAGCGATTATTTATCAAAACCTTATCCGTTTTATTTGGCTTATCCGATTGAAGGCGAGCTAGAAAGTTTAGGAAATCCTGAAGATTGGAGCGCCGAACATAAATGGGACGGAATTCGTTCTCAAACTATTATTCGTGAAAACGAAATTTATGTTTGGTCTCGCGGAGAAGAATTGGTAACCGATAAATACCCTGAATTTCAATCTTTCATCGGAAATATTCCAAACGGAACTGTTATTGATGGTGAGATTCTTCCTTTTATAGAAAATGAAATTGGAACTTTTAATGATCTTCAAACTCGAATTGGACGAAAAAATGTTCCAGCTTCTGTTCTCAAAAAATCACCCGTTATCATTAAAGCTTATGATTTATTAGAATGGCAAGGAAATGATATTCGAAATCTTCCTTACGAAGAGCGTCGTACTTTATTAGAAGAATTATTCACCACTTTAATTGGAAAAGATATTCCGCTGCAGCTTTCAGAAAGAGTTACTTTTTCTACTTGGGAAGATGTTGTAAATGAAAGAATGAAATCTCGCGAAATGAAAAGCGAAGGTTTAATGCTCAAACGAAAAGATTCTCCGTATTTAGTTGGAAGAAAAAAAGGCGATTGGTGGAAATGGAAAATTGAACCTTTAACCATAGATGCCGTTCTCACCTATGCAATGCGTGGTCACGGTCGACGATCCAATTTATTTACCGATTATACTTTTGCTTTATGGCAAGAAAACGAAAACAGTGAACGTGAACTCGTCACTTTCGCGAAAGCGTATTCTGGCTTAACCGATGCAGAATTTAGAATGGTCGATGATTTCATTAAAAAAAACACTTTAGAGCGATTTGGTCCCGTGAGAAGTGTAACTCCAAAATTGGTTTTTGAAATCGGTTTTGAAGGAATTGCACTTTCTAAAAGACATAAAAGCGGCGTTGCAACTCGTTTCCCACGAATTTTAAGATGGCGTCACGATAAAAAAATTGAAGAAGCCAATTCTATAGACGATTTAAAAAATATGATTTTATAA
- a CDS encoding ligase-associated DNA damage response exonuclease — MNPPLLQFNDKGIYCQQADVYLDPWRPVKNAIITHGHSDHSRWGHQNYITHHSNVPIIKYRLGEINVSGKDWNETFTINGVKFSLHPAGHIIGSAQIRVEYKGEIWVFTGDYKTEDDGISVPYEVVKCHSFITECTFGLPAFNWESQKDVMTEINNWWVENRAEGKTSILFGYSLGKAQRLLKYLDPNIGTIYTHGAIENMTNIVRPLIDLPATIRVTQETKKEDLLGNIVLAPPSAHGSTWIRKMTPFVTGTASGWMAFRGARRRRAVDRGFVISDHCDWTGLLESIKATGAEKIICTHGYSDIFSKYLRELGYDARTAHTQYEGETNDAANDEL; from the coding sequence ATGAATCCGCCACTATTACAGTTTAACGATAAAGGAATTTACTGTCAGCAGGCAGATGTTTACCTTGATCCTTGGCGACCGGTAAAAAATGCTATTATAACGCACGGGCATTCTGATCATTCTAGATGGGGACATCAAAATTATATTACACATCATTCTAATGTGCCAATTATTAAATATCGTTTAGGAGAAATCAACGTTTCTGGCAAAGATTGGAACGAAACTTTTACTATAAATGGAGTAAAATTTTCTCTTCATCCTGCAGGACATATTATTGGTTCGGCACAAATTAGAGTAGAATATAAAGGCGAAATCTGGGTTTTTACAGGAGATTATAAAACAGAAGACGACGGAATTTCTGTTCCTTATGAAGTTGTAAAATGTCATTCTTTCATAACCGAATGCACTTTCGGACTTCCAGCTTTTAATTGGGAATCTCAAAAAGATGTAATGACCGAGATTAATAATTGGTGGGTAGAAAATCGAGCTGAAGGTAAAACTTCCATACTTTTTGGATATTCTTTAGGAAAAGCGCAACGTTTACTAAAATATCTTGATCCAAATATTGGTACAATATACACGCATGGCGCAATCGAAAATATGACAAATATTGTTCGACCTTTAATTGATTTACCAGCAACAATTAGAGTAACTCAAGAAACTAAAAAAGAAGATTTACTTGGAAATATTGTTCTCGCGCCACCAAGCGCGCACGGAAGCACATGGATAAGAAAAATGACTCCTTTTGTAACCGGAACTGCAAGCGGTTGGATGGCTTTTCGTGGTGCAAGACGCAGACGTGCCGTTGATCGCGGATTCGTTATCAGCGATCATTGCGATTGGACAGGTTTACTAGAAAGCATCAAAGCAACAGGAGCCGAAAAAATAATCTGCACACACGGATATTCTGATATATTTTCCAAATATCTCCGAGAATTAGGTTATGATGCCAGAACCGCTCACACTCAATATGAAGGAGAAACAAACGACGCCGCAAATGATGAGTTATGA
- the ligD gene encoding DNA ligase D: protein MSLTKYNQKRNFKETKEPQGKKAKSESKLIFVVQKHAASHLHYDFRLEMDGVLKSWAVPKGPSLDPDIKRLAMMVEDHPYSYKDFEGNIPKGNYGAGNVIVWDNGTYEPGEESNLSAEKQLLADLKKGHLRIVLKGKKLKGSFSLVKLKGKEDNAWLLIKKEDQYADKVDITLKNKSVISRRTLESLEKENKPEPVKKKVSPIKKTIEEDKPVAFVKPMLASLSDKPFNDEDWVFENKFDGYRTIAVCNSDDVELFSRNKISFTDNFQIIAEDLKKIDHNVVLDGEVVVEKAGRSDFQLLQNFLKTGRGNLKYYVFDILNLDGNDLTGLSLLQRKELLKILLEKYDFTNVFYSEHIQGKGIKFFDQAVKKNGEGIIAKRASGSYTSGKRSKDWLKIKISQAEEAIIIGITEPKNSREHFGALLLGQYENKVLKFIGKCGTGFTQATLKELYEKFSPYFIDESPLEQKTGLRDIVQWIKPKFVCQVKFAEWTQENHLRQPVYLGLRLDKNPKEAVFSKEIITPKKETTMKKEILNKDKNENDFDLKVGKVKLHLTNQNKIYFPDDQITKGEIVNYYNEVSELILPYLKDRPQSMNRFPNGIEGPSFYQKDVDEDKIPTWIKTKKIFSESNNANIDYLICNDKASLLYMANLGCIDINPWNSTIKRIDNPDWVVIDIDPQKDDFKEVVKVALAVKEVMDSFESPCYCKTSGASGLHVYIPLGGKYDYDSVKIFAEILAHEVHQKLPDTTSLERSIKKRKGKIYIDYLQNRKGQTLAAPYSVRPKPGATVSTPLEWSEVNAKLTPQQFTIKNVLKRFEKKGDLWAPVLGKGIDIKSILKKSEAI from the coding sequence ATGTCGCTTACGAAATACAATCAGAAAAGAAATTTTAAGGAAACGAAAGAACCTCAAGGGAAAAAAGCTAAATCGGAAAGCAAATTAATTTTTGTTGTTCAGAAACATGCTGCGTCTCATCTTCATTATGATTTTCGTTTAGAAATGGATGGTGTTTTAAAAAGCTGGGCAGTTCCAAAAGGACCTTCATTAGATCCAGATATTAAACGTTTGGCGATGATGGTTGAGGATCATCCTTACAGTTATAAAGATTTTGAGGGAAATATTCCGAAAGGGAATTATGGTGCTGGAAACGTGATTGTTTGGGATAATGGAACTTACGAGCCAGGAGAAGAAAGCAATCTTAGCGCTGAAAAACAATTATTAGCCGATTTGAAAAAGGGACATTTGAGAATTGTTTTGAAAGGAAAAAAACTGAAAGGAAGTTTTTCATTGGTAAAATTAAAAGGTAAAGAAGATAATGCTTGGCTTTTAATTAAAAAGGAAGACCAATACGCTGATAAAGTTGATATTACGCTCAAAAATAAATCGGTTATTTCAAGACGAACTTTAGAATCTTTAGAGAAAGAAAATAAGCCTGAACCAGTTAAAAAAAAAGTAAGTCCGATAAAGAAAACAATTGAGGAAGATAAACCAGTTGCTTTTGTAAAACCAATGCTGGCAAGTTTAAGTGACAAACCTTTTAATGATGAAGATTGGGTTTTTGAAAACAAATTTGACGGTTATCGTACAATTGCGGTTTGTAATTCGGATGATGTTGAATTGTTTAGCAGAAACAAAATTTCATTCACGGATAATTTTCAAATAATTGCTGAAGATTTAAAAAAAATCGATCACAATGTTGTTTTGGATGGAGAAGTGGTGGTGGAAAAAGCTGGTCGTTCTGATTTTCAGTTACTTCAAAATTTTCTAAAAACAGGAAGAGGAAATTTGAAATATTATGTTTTTGATATTTTAAATCTGGACGGAAATGATCTAACTGGACTTTCTTTGCTCCAGAGAAAAGAATTACTCAAAATTTTACTTGAAAAATATGATTTTACCAATGTTTTTTATTCGGAACACATTCAAGGAAAAGGAATTAAATTTTTTGATCAAGCTGTAAAGAAAAATGGAGAGGGCATTATTGCCAAAAGAGCTTCTGGATCTTATACATCAGGCAAAAGATCTAAAGATTGGCTGAAAATTAAAATCTCTCAAGCTGAAGAAGCCATAATTATCGGAATTACTGAACCTAAAAATTCCAGAGAACATTTTGGAGCTTTGCTGTTAGGACAATACGAAAATAAAGTCTTGAAATTTATCGGAAAATGCGGAACAGGATTTACGCAAGCAACGCTAAAAGAATTGTACGAAAAATTCAGTCCGTATTTTATTGATGAAAGTCCGTTAGAGCAGAAAACGGGTTTAAGAGATATTGTACAATGGATTAAGCCCAAATTTGTCTGTCAGGTAAAATTTGCAGAATGGACTCAGGAAAATCATTTAAGACAGCCAGTTTATTTGGGACTTCGTTTGGATAAAAATCCTAAAGAGGCTGTTTTTTCTAAAGAAATAATTACGCCTAAAAAAGAAACTACAATGAAAAAAGAAATACTTAATAAAGATAAAAACGAAAATGATTTTGATTTGAAAGTCGGAAAAGTAAAGCTTCATCTTACGAATCAGAATAAAATCTATTTTCCTGACGATCAGATTACGAAAGGAGAAATTGTAAATTATTATAATGAAGTTTCAGAATTAATTCTTCCGTATTTAAAAGATCGTCCGCAATCTATGAATCGATTTCCAAACGGAATTGAAGGGCCTAGTTTTTATCAGAAAGATGTAGATGAAGATAAAATTCCAACTTGGATTAAAACTAAAAAAATCTTTTCAGAATCGAACAACGCTAATATTGATTATCTGATTTGTAACGATAAAGCATCTTTACTTTACATGGCAAATTTGGGTTGTATTGACATCAATCCGTGGAATTCAACAATAAAGCGAATTGATAATCCGGATTGGGTTGTAATAGATATTGATCCTCAAAAAGATGATTTTAAAGAAGTTGTAAAAGTAGCTTTGGCTGTAAAAGAAGTTATGGATAGTTTTGAATCTCCTTGTTATTGTAAAACTTCTGGGGCGTCAGGATTACATGTTTATATTCCGCTTGGCGGAAAATACGATTACGATTCTGTAAAAATATTTGCAGAAATTCTTGCTCATGAAGTTCATCAAAAATTACCAGACACAACTAGTTTAGAACGTTCTATTAAAAAACGAAAAGGTAAAATTTACATCGATTATTTGCAAAACAGAAAAGGACAGACTTTGGCGGCGCCTTATTCTGTTCGTCCAAAACCTGGAGCAACCGTTTCAACTCCGTTAGAATGGAGTGAAGTAAATGCTAAATTGACTCCGCAACAATTTACAATCAAAAATGTTTTGAAACGTTTTGAAAAGAAAGGCGATTTATGGGCGCCAGTTTTAGGTAAAGGAATAGATATAAAGTCTATTTTGAAAAAGTCTGAAGCTATTTAA
- a CDS encoding Ku protein: MRSIWTGSISFGLINIPIKLFSAVQESSLDLDMLDKNDNSNIKFKRVNETTGKEVAFANIVKGYKIDDKYVILEDKDFEAADAEKTKTIDILNFTLEKEIDSLYYEQPYYLEPDKGAANAYALLRDAMASTGKVGVTSFVLRNKEALAILKPYKDVIVLNRIRFEQEIRDTSELKLPAVSKTKLKEIDMANKLVEQLTEPFDISKYKDEYTAKLLKIIKDKAKGKKQTAPKLKVVHKQSDDLMSMLKASLENKKKSS; encoded by the coding sequence ATGAGATCAATATGGACAGGTTCTATTAGCTTTGGCTTAATTAATATTCCCATAAAACTTTTTTCTGCGGTTCAGGAAAGTTCTCTAGACTTGGATATGCTGGATAAAAATGATAATTCCAATATTAAATTCAAAAGAGTCAATGAAACCACAGGAAAAGAAGTTGCTTTTGCCAATATTGTCAAAGGATATAAAATAGACGACAAATATGTTATTCTTGAGGATAAAGATTTTGAAGCTGCAGATGCTGAAAAAACGAAAACTATCGATATTCTGAATTTTACTCTCGAAAAAGAAATTGACAGTTTATACTACGAACAGCCTTATTATTTAGAGCCCGATAAAGGTGCAGCAAACGCTTACGCTTTATTAAGAGATGCAATGGCATCTACAGGAAAAGTTGGCGTTACCAGTTTTGTACTTCGAAACAAAGAAGCACTTGCTATTCTTAAACCTTATAAAGATGTTATTGTTTTAAATCGTATTCGATTTGAACAAGAAATTAGAGATACAAGCGAGCTTAAACTTCCTGCGGTTTCCAAAACAAAACTAAAAGAAATTGATATGGCAAATAAATTGGTAGAACAATTAACAGAGCCTTTCGATATTTCGAAATACAAAGACGAATACACTGCAAAACTTTTAAAAATTATAAAAGACAAAGCCAAAGGCAAAAAACAAACTGCGCCTAAACTTAAAGTCGTTCATAAACAATCAGATGATTTAATGAGTATGCTAAAAGCAAGTTTAGAAAATAAGAAAAAATCTTCTTGA
- a CDS encoding DsbA family oxidoreductase: protein MKIEIWSDIMCPFCYIGKRQLETALSVFPNDNFEIEWKSFQLDPTITAQPDTDVYTFLAERKGMSVEQSKEMHKGVAERAKSVGLDYNFDKAVISNSLNAHRIIQLAKTKNIDDRMEEIFFKAYFTDGQDLNNGPTLIKLGIQAGLAENEVREVLESDDLFIKEVQSDIKEAGEIGVQGVPFFVFDRKYAVSGAQPVETFVNTIQEVLK from the coding sequence ATGAAAATAGAAATTTGGTCGGACATCATGTGTCCGTTTTGTTATATAGGAAAAAGACAATTGGAAACTGCTCTTTCAGTATTTCCAAATGATAATTTTGAAATTGAATGGAAAAGCTTTCAGCTTGATCCAACAATTACTGCGCAACCTGATACAGACGTTTACACGTTTTTAGCAGAAAGAAAAGGCATGTCGGTTGAACAATCTAAAGAAATGCATAAAGGCGTTGCAGAACGCGCTAAAAGCGTTGGTTTAGATTATAATTTCGATAAAGCTGTTATCTCTAATTCTTTAAACGCACACAGAATCATTCAATTGGCTAAAACTAAAAATATTGACGATCGAATGGAAGAAATTTTCTTTAAAGCCTATTTTACTGATGGTCAAGATCTAAACAACGGACCTACTTTAATAAAATTAGGAATTCAAGCCGGTCTTGCCGAAAATGAAGTTAGAGAGGTTTTAGAAAGTGATGATTTGTTTATAAAAGAAGTTCAATCTGATATTAAAGAAGCTGGAGAAATTGGTGTTCAAGGCGTTCCATTCTTTGTGTTCGATAGAAAATATGCCGTTTCTGGAGCACAGCCTGTAGAAACTTTTGTAAATACAATTCAGGAAGTTCTGAAATAA